One genomic window of Bactrocera dorsalis isolate Fly_Bdor chromosome 4, ASM2337382v1, whole genome shotgun sequence includes the following:
- the LOC105226970 gene encoding serine protease persephone, whose protein sequence is MLATSRRICFVLIVLFASSRRGAADQEENDPCETDDYRGVCYTARNCPHLKDAMTAMGLNSTFVATCGFTVWEELICCPNEVSFRTTTTKSTEFTTISSKSIRDSLKGLSPEESKRRIKELMREAMGGLERPPMKRNGTSLRASERPADRACKEIEKNLMPSLQPHVLNGTETNFGEYPHMARIIFDLDRLRCGGVLIDKRFVLTAAHCVRNKQGKPIKVVLGVSDFNDKTQLEYRQDININQTYLPQNYSEFSFYDDIALIELARDAEFSQGVYPTCLHTDQMELPYDIDLIVTGFGNTENKKSSDRLLAANLTYIPGLLCDQGYADIKDIRLNRGIVDTQLCAISPYSDACQGDSGGPIHFVKDKHYNNYRVVGIVSFGYECGSALPGVYTRVSEYLDFIEAVVWPDG, encoded by the exons AAAATGATCCCTGTGAAACCGACGATTATAGAGGGGTGTGCTACACAGCGCGAAATTGTCCACATTTAAAGGATGCAATGACAGCGATGGGCCTCAATAGCACTTTCGTGGCGACTTGTGGATTCACGGTTTGGGAAGAGCTCATTTGTTGTCC AAATGAAGTGAGTTTTAGAACAACAACCACTAAATCGACGGAATTCACCACGATATCTTCAAAATCCATACGCGATTCGCTGAAGGGGCTTTCGCCCGAGGAAAGTAAGCGGCGAATTAAAGAGTTAATGCGGGAAGCAATGGGTGGATTGGAACGACCGCCAATGAAGAG GAATGGCACAAGTTTGCGTGCATCGGAACGCCCAGCTGATCGTG CATgcaaagaaatcgaaaaaaatctaaTGCCCAGTCTGCAACCGCATGTACTTAACGGAACCGAGACCAATTTTGGCGAGTATCCGCACATGGCGAGAATTATATTCGACTTGGATAGATTGCGGTGTGGTGGCGTCTTAATCGATAAACGTTTCGTGCTCACCGCTGCGCATTGCGTGCGAAACAAACAAGGAAAACCAATCAAGGTTGTGTTGGGCGTAAGTGACTTTAATGATAAAACTCAACTGGAGTATCGACAggatataaatattaat caAACCTATTTACCGCAAAACTACAGTGAGTTTAGCTTTTACGATGATATTGCTTTGATTGAATTGGCCAGAGATGCCGAGTTTAGCCAAGGCGTATATCCCACCTGTCTACACACCGACCAAATGGAGCTGCCCTATGATATTGATCTAATTGTAACTGGTTTTGGCAATACCGAAAATAAAA agtCCTCCGATCGTTTGTTAGCGGCCAATTTGACGTATATACCCGGTTTATTATGCGATCAAGGTTACGCTGATATCAAGGATATTCGTCTCAACCGCGGCATCGTTGACACACAGCTCTGTGCCATTTCACCGTATAGCGATGCTTGCCAGGGTGACTCTGGTGGTCCGATACATTTTGTCAAAGATAAACATTATAATAATTACCGTGTCGTTGGCATAGTTTCATTCGGCTATGAGTGTGGTTCGGCGTTGCCGGGTGTGTACACTAGAGTGTCGGAATATTTAGATTTTATCGAAGCCGTTGTATGGCCGGATGGCTGA